A part of Populus alba chromosome 8, ASM523922v2, whole genome shotgun sequence genomic DNA contains:
- the LOC118057949 gene encoding uncharacterized protein: MSWGVMAGQLAWGTGLIEEGWRKGPWTAEEDRLLIEHVRLHGDGRWSSVARLAGLKRNGKSCRLRWVNYLRPDLKRGQITPHEESIIVELHARWGNRWSTIARSLPGRTDNEIKNYWRTHFKKKAKLSPDNSDKARTRLLKRQQFQQQQQQLQRLQQQTQHQQPLQINQLDMRKIMSLLDENEDQAPSTPQMRQEMAPHAIYSNTTEEHGFLYYNMFTVNASVPEASNEDILWDGLWNLDDLHGNLGVACATSKASMQNLVAPFC; the protein is encoded by the exons ATGTCTTGGGGAGTGATGGCAGGGCAGCTGGCCTGGGGTACTGGTCTGATCGAAGAGGGTTGGAGGAAAGGACCTTGGACTGCTGAAGAAGACAGGTTGCTTATTGAACATGTCAGGTTGCATGGTGATGGAAGATGGAGCTCTGTAGCCAGGCTTGCAG GGCTGAAAAGGAATGGAAAGAGCTGCAGATTGAGGTGGGTGAATTACTTGAGGCCAGACCTGAAGAGGGGGCAGATAACTCCCCATGAAGAGAGCATTATTGTGGAGCTGCATGCTAGGTGGGGGAACAG GTGGTCCACGATTGCGAGAAGCTTGCCAGGAAGAACTGATAATGAGATCAAGAATTACTGGAGGACTCATTTCAAGAAGAAGGCCAAGCTCTCTCCAGATAACTCTGACAAGGCAAGAACTCGTCTCTTGAAGAGGCAGCAAtttcaacagcagcagcagcagctgcagcGACTGCAGCAACAAACTCAACATCAACAACCACTGCAGATAAATCAATTGGACATGAGAAAGATCATGTCCTTACTTGATGAAAACGAAGATCAAGCGCCATCTACACCTCAAATGAGGCAGGAAATGGCCCCTCATGCCATATACTCCAACACAACTGAGGAACATGGCTTTCTATATTATAACATGTTCACTGTCAATGCATCAGTGCCTGAGGCCTCGAACGAGGATATACTCTGGGATGGCTTGTGGAACTTGGATGATCTCCATGGCAATCTTGGTGTGGCATGTGCAACAAGCAAAGCTAGTATGCAAAATTTAGTGGCACCTTTTTGTTAA